A genomic stretch from Lathyrus oleraceus cultivar Zhongwan6 chromosome 2, CAAS_Psat_ZW6_1.0, whole genome shotgun sequence includes:
- the LOC127117629 gene encoding indole-3-acetate O-methyltransferase 1 produces the protein MAMAPMEENVVKSNLEKLFSMKGGKGEASYANNSQAQAIHAKSMIHFLRETLDQVKLGNGDEKAFVAADLGCSYGSNTINIMNVMIDHIIKRYEALGYNPPEFSAFFCDLPSNDFNSLFQLLPPHAEGVTMEECLATEKERSYFVAGVPGSFYRRLFPARTIDVFHSAFSLHWLSKIPDCVVDERSIAYNKGKVFVHGANEATGNAYKSQFKADLANFLSARSVEMKKEGSMFLVCLGRSSEDPTKHGGAGVLFGTHFQDAWDDLVQEGLITYEKRDKFNIPFYAPSLEDFKEVVEENGTFVINKLELFKGGSPLVLNKPDDANEVGRALANSCRTVCGVLVDAHIGDNLSEELFLRVERRAAFHAEELLRELQFLHVVASLSLIN, from the exons ATGGCTATGGCTCCTATGGAGGAAAATGTTGTTAAGTCCAACTTGGAGAAGTTGTTTAGCATGAAAGGTGGCAAAGGAGAGGCCAGCTATGCTAACAATTCTCAAGCACAG GCCATACATGCTAAATCCATGATTCACTTTTTGAGAGAAACCCTAGATCAAGTTAAGCTTGGTAATGGTGATGAAAAGGCTTTTGTGGCAGCTGATTTGGGGTGTTCATATGGAAGCAACACCATTAATATAATGAATGTGATGATAGATCACATCATTAAGCGTTATGAAGCTTTAGGTTACAATCCACCTGAGTTTTCTGCCTTTTTCTGTGACCTACCAAGCAATGACTTCAACAGTCTCTTTCAGCTTCTTCCTCCACATGCAGAGGGTGTTACCATGGAAGAATGTTTAGCCACCGAGAAGGAAAGGTCTTACTTTGTCGCCGGTGTTCCCGGTTCGTTTTACCGGAGGCTTTTTCCGGCCAGAACAATTGATGTTTTTCACTCTGCCTTCTCTTTGCATTGGTTATCTAAG ATACCTGATTGTGTAGTGGATGAGAGGTCCATTGCATACAACAAAGGGAAGGTGTTTGTCCATGGAGCTAATGAGGCCACAGGCAATGCCTACAAGAGTCAATTCAAAGCAGATTTGGCAAACTTTTTGAGTGCAAGGTCAGTGGAAATGAAGAAAGAGGGGTCCATGTTCTTAGTTTGTTTAGGAAGAAGTTCAGAGGACCCTACAAAACATGGTGGGGCTGGTGTTCTTTTTGGGACACACTTTCAGGATGCTTGGGATGATCTTGTCCAAGAG GGATTAATTACCTATGAAAAAAGAGACAAATTTAACATTCCATTTTATGCACCAAGTTTAGAAGACTTCAAGGAAGTAGTTGAAGAAAATGGTACATTTGTGATAAACAAGCTTGAGTTATTCAAAGGTGGAAGTCCCCTTGTTCTGAACAAACCAGATGATGCTAATGAAGTAGGCAGGGCTCTAGCCAACAGCTGTAGGACTGTGTGTGGAGTCCTTGTTGATGCTCACATTGGCGACAACTTAAGCGAGGAGCTCTTCCTTAGAGTCGAGCGTCGGGCCGCATTTCACGCCGAGGAGCTTCTAAGGGAACTCCAATTCCTTCATGTTGTTGCGTCGCTTTCTCTTATTAAttga